In a single window of the Raphanus sativus cultivar WK10039 chromosome 9, ASM80110v3, whole genome shotgun sequence genome:
- the LOC108826843 gene encoding GDSL esterase/lipase At1g59030-like isoform X2, giving the protein MKFQLLCLALLFIAVETNAAKQGNNATISALIVFGDSIMDTGNNNRLPTLLKCNFPPYGKDFPGGLATGRFSDGRVPSDLIAEKLGIAKSLPAFMNPNLKPQDLLKGVTFASGGTGYDPLTAKIMSVISVWDQLTYFKQYISTIKQHFGEKKAQDILDHSFFVVCSSSNDLAHTFMAQSHKYDRTSYANFLADSAVKFVRELHKLGAKKIGVFSAVPVGCVPLQRTVFGGLFTRGCFKPLNNMAKQFNARLSPALESLDKELDGVILYIDVYDTLFDMIQHPAKYGCCGRGSLAISYMCNSLNPFTCSNSSAYIFWDSYHPTERAYQVMVDNLLDKYLSKIY; this is encoded by the exons ATGAAGTTTCAATTATTATGCCTTGCTTTGTTGTTCATTGCCGTTGAAACTAATGCAGCGAAGCAAGGAAATAATGCAACAATCTCTGCGCTAATAGTTTTTGGAGATTCCATTATGGATACTGGTAATAACAATAGACTCCCAACGCTTTTGAAGTGCAATTTTCCTCCTTATGGCAAGGACTTTCCCGGCGGTTTGGCCACCGGAAGGTTTTCTGATGGAAGAGTTCCCTCAGATCTCATTG CGGAAAAGTTGGGAATAGCTAAGTCATTGCCAGCGTTTATGAACCCAAATTTGAAGCCCCAAGATCTTCTTAAAGGTGTTACATTTGCATCTGGAGGAACTGGTTATGATCCATTAACGGCTAAGATTAtg TCCGTAATATCAGTCTGGGATCAATTAACATATTTCAAGCAATATATATCAACGATCAAACAACATTTTGGAGAGAAAAAAGCTCAAGATATCTTGGACCATAgtttttttgttgtgtgttcTAGCAGCAACGACCTTGCTCACACTTTCATGGCTCAATCTCATAAATATGACCGTACTTCATATGCCAATTTCTTGGCTGACTCAGCAGTCAAGTTCGTAAGA GAATTACATAAGCTTGGAGCTAAAAAAATAGGAGTGTTTAGCGCAGTGCCTGTTGGATGTGTACCACTTCAAAGAACAGTGTTCGGAGGTTTATTTACAAGAGGATGTTTTAAACCTTTAAACAACATGGCTAAACAATTCAATGCAAGGCTTTCACCAGCACTAGAATCTTTAGATAAAGAGTTGGATGGTGTTATCCTCTACATTGATGTTTATGATACTCTTTTTGACATGATCCAACATCCTGCCAAATACG GATGTTGCGGTAGAGGATCTCTCGCAATATCCTACATGTGTAACTCATTGAATCCATTCACATGTTCTAATTCCTCAGCCTATATATTTTGGGATAGCTACCATCCAACTGAAAGAGCTTATCAAGTCATGGTTGACAACTTGCTTGACAAATATTTAAGCAAAATCTATTGA
- the LOC108825105 gene encoding cell division cycle 20.1, cofactor of APC complex-like produces the protein MDTSSYLKAQARIPFRRRYFLPQNSSKENLDRFIPNRSAMDFDYAHFALTEGREAKEEKVSPSREAYRKQLAEALNLNRTRILAFRNKPSTSVPKDHSASSSSSLHYQRFQPLKPPRRIPQSPERTLDAPGLLDDMYLNVLDWSSANVVAVALDKSVCLWDASTGSVTELVRYGEDKGPVTSVNWAHDGVNLGVGLKNGEVDIWDCETKSLMRTLGGCHHEPVGSLAWNSHILTSGGMDGRIFNSDVRIRSSVVATYKGHSGEVCGLKWSGSGERLASGGRDNLVHIWDRSSSTQWLHRLRGHTSGVKALGWCPFQTHLLASGGGEEDGKIKFWNTQTGACLNSVDTGSQVSCLLWSNKERELLSSRGSQLTLWKYPSMVKMAELSGHESSVISMSQSPDGCTVVSGAGDEKLMFWNVFGVPGTAKKPVPKGAREPFSHVARSIR, from the exons ATGGACACTTCTTCGTATTTGAAAGCCCAGGCTCGCATTCCTTTTCGACGACGCTACTTCCTTCCCCAAAACAGCTCCAAGGAAAAC CTTGACCGATTCATACCAAACCGATCAGCGATGGATTTCGACTACGCTCACTTCGCTCTTACAGAAGGAagagaagcaaaagaagaaaaggTAAGTCCATCAAGAGAAGCTTATAGAAAGCAGTTAGCTGAGGCTTTGAATCTTAACCGAACTCGAATCCTTGCCTTCAGGAACAAACCTTCTACTTCAGTCCCCAAGGATcactctgcttcttcttcttcttctcttcactACCAACGGTTTCAACCCTTGAAGCCTCCTAGACGCATCCCTCAGAGTCCCGAGAGAACTCTTGATGCTCCTGGTCTTTTGGATGACATGTACCTTAACGTTCTCGACTGGAGCAGTGCTAATGTCGTAGCCGTCGCCTTGGACAAGTCTGTTTGTCTCTGGGATGCTTCCACCGGCTCTGTGACTGAGCTTGTCAGGTATGGCGAAGATAAAGGACCTGTCACAAGTGTGAACTGGGCACATGATGGTGTCAATCTCGGAGTTGGGCTCAAGAATGGTGAAGTAGACATTTGGGATTGTGAAACCAAGAGTCTAATGAGAACACTGGGAGGTTGCCACCACGAACCAGTTGGGTCGTTGGCGTGGAACAGTCACATCCTGACGAGTGGAGGAATGGACGGACGTATCTTCAACAGCGATGTGCGGATCAGGTCATCCGTTGTGGCGACTTACAAGGGTCACAGTGGAGAGGTTTGTGGGCTCAAGTGGTCAGGATCTGGTGAGCGACTAGCTAGTGGTGGCAGGGACAATCTAGTGCACATATGGGATCGTTCTAGTTCAACGCAGTGGCTGCACAGGCTCAGGGGGCATACATCTGGGGTTAAAGCTCTCGGTTGGTGTCCTTTCCAAACCCATTTGCTTGCATCTGGAGGTGGTGAAGAAGACGGGAAGATAAAGTTCTGGAACACTCAGACAGGGGCTTGCTTGAATTCGGTTGACACTGGTTCCCAAGTTTCTTGTCTGTTATGGAGCAACAAGGAAAGAGAGCTGCTTAGCTCACGTGGGTCTCAGCTCACACTGTGGAAGTACCCATCGATGGTGAAAATGGCTGAGCTTTCTGGTCATGAATCGAGCGTTATATCTATGTCCCAGAGTCCAGATGGTTGTACTGTAGTTTCAGGGGCTGGAGACGAGAAACTGATGTTTTGGAATGTTTTCGGAGTACCTGGCACCGCCAAAAAACCTGTTCCCAAAGGAGCTCGTGAGCCGTTTTCTCATGTGGCTCGTAGTATTCGGTGA
- the LOC108827069 gene encoding protein FMP32, mitochondrial, translated as MNLSRRLALLGAQSALSIARTRGLGSSSSYGLIDRRPFQFRQISELTKVNGKRAFLVDTLALVRSLEAQGVPSKQAEAITSAITEVLNDSLENVSESFVSKAEMQKIEMLQDSNLSKFKSEVKSSQEHHFTVLQRETEKLRGDIEKMRSELRYEIDKVTAGQRLDLNLERGRIRDELANQNSETTNLTNKLDREIHALRAQLEAAKYEVIKYCIGTLVSISAVGLAVLRIMM; from the exons ATGAACTTGTCAAGGCGACTGGCTCTGCTAGGAGCTCAATCCGCGCTCTCAATCGCCAGAACCCGAGGTCtgggctcctcctcctcctacggGTTAATTGATCGCCGTCCCTTCCAGTTCCGGCAAATATCGGAGCTCACCAAAGTCAATGGCAAGCGTGCTTTTCTCGTCGATACCCTGGCTCTG GTGAGGAGTCTTGAAGCACAAGGTGTTCCATCGAAACAAGCTGAGGCTATTACTTCTGCCATCACTGAGGTTTTGAATGATAGCTTGGAGAATGTCTCTGAGTCCTTTGTTTCCAAGGCTGAGATGCAGAAG ATTGAAATGCTCCAAGATTCTAATCTCTCCAAATTTAAATCTGAAGTCAAAAGCTCTCAG GAGCATCATTTTACTGTTTTACAACGCGAGACAGAAAAACTAAGAGGGGATATAGAGAAGATGAGAAGCGAGCTAAg GTATGAAATTGATAAGGTCACAGCTGGACAACGCTTGGATTTGAATCTTGAAAGAGG CCGGATACGTGATGAGCTAGCTAATCAGAATTCAGAAACAACAAACCTCACAAACAAGCTTGACAGA GAAATTCATGCATTGAGAGCTCAACTAGAAGCGGCCAAATACGAAGTAATCAAATACTGCATCGGTACACTGGTCTCCATTTCAGCAGTTGGACTCGCAGTCCTTCGCATAATGATGTAG
- the LOC108826843 gene encoding GDSL esterase/lipase At1g59030-like isoform X1 produces MKFQLLCLALLFIAVETNAAKQGNNATISALIVFGDSIMDTGNNNRLPTLLKCNFPPYGKDFPGGLATGRFSDGRVPSDLIAEKLGIAKSLPAFMNPNLKPQDLLKGVTFASGGTGYDPLTAKIMSVISVWDQLTYFKQYISTIKQHFGEKKAQDILDHSFFVVCSSSNDLAHTFMAQSHKYDRTSYANFLADSAVKFVRELHKLGAKKIGVFSAVPVGCVPLQRTVFGGLFTRGCFKPLNNMAKQFNARLSPALESLDKELDGVILYIDVYDTLFDMIQHPAKYGFEVADRGCCGRGSLAISYMCNSLNPFTCSNSSAYIFWDSYHPTERAYQVMVDNLLDKYLSKIY; encoded by the exons ATGAAGTTTCAATTATTATGCCTTGCTTTGTTGTTCATTGCCGTTGAAACTAATGCAGCGAAGCAAGGAAATAATGCAACAATCTCTGCGCTAATAGTTTTTGGAGATTCCATTATGGATACTGGTAATAACAATAGACTCCCAACGCTTTTGAAGTGCAATTTTCCTCCTTATGGCAAGGACTTTCCCGGCGGTTTGGCCACCGGAAGGTTTTCTGATGGAAGAGTTCCCTCAGATCTCATTG CGGAAAAGTTGGGAATAGCTAAGTCATTGCCAGCGTTTATGAACCCAAATTTGAAGCCCCAAGATCTTCTTAAAGGTGTTACATTTGCATCTGGAGGAACTGGTTATGATCCATTAACGGCTAAGATTAtg TCCGTAATATCAGTCTGGGATCAATTAACATATTTCAAGCAATATATATCAACGATCAAACAACATTTTGGAGAGAAAAAAGCTCAAGATATCTTGGACCATAgtttttttgttgtgtgttcTAGCAGCAACGACCTTGCTCACACTTTCATGGCTCAATCTCATAAATATGACCGTACTTCATATGCCAATTTCTTGGCTGACTCAGCAGTCAAGTTCGTAAGA GAATTACATAAGCTTGGAGCTAAAAAAATAGGAGTGTTTAGCGCAGTGCCTGTTGGATGTGTACCACTTCAAAGAACAGTGTTCGGAGGTTTATTTACAAGAGGATGTTTTAAACCTTTAAACAACATGGCTAAACAATTCAATGCAAGGCTTTCACCAGCACTAGAATCTTTAGATAAAGAGTTGGATGGTGTTATCCTCTACATTGATGTTTATGATACTCTTTTTGACATGATCCAACATCCTGCCAAATACG GTTTTGAGGTAGCTGACAGAGGATGTTGCGGTAGAGGATCTCTCGCAATATCCTACATGTGTAACTCATTGAATCCATTCACATGTTCTAATTCCTCAGCCTATATATTTTGGGATAGCTACCATCCAACTGAAAGAGCTTATCAAGTCATGGTTGACAACTTGCTTGACAAATATTTAAGCAAAATCTATTGA